Proteins from one Algiphilus sp. genomic window:
- a CDS encoding DUF3187 family protein, whose protein sequence is MLFRSACSALVALCMPAIAGAADYFQVRNENQLARAVPLPVLAPDSPEPGQLDFGTRLDLSNEYANLQAADEALLADGEVAKLTLSASGRFTAATHWSVRLPVLHQGGGFLDGTISDWHDFFGLPNGGREFAVDDRYLFAYAENGETLLRVDDKGTRIGDLEVAWHWEPAERWLLGAHLQVPTGDGDKLAGGGAIGAAVWATRRFAAGPLDAFLSGGVAVSEPGDILPDRQRRTIPFGGAGIGLRLFDWMRAVTQVYAHRASFSDTDINTLGRDSVQLSVGAVFRLPGKTRLHLLFQEDLGVYASPDFSVQAALYW, encoded by the coding sequence ATGCTGTTTCGTAGCGCCTGCAGCGCCCTGGTGGCGTTGTGCATGCCGGCCATCGCCGGCGCCGCCGACTACTTCCAGGTGCGCAACGAGAACCAGCTCGCGCGTGCCGTGCCCCTGCCGGTTCTGGCGCCCGACTCGCCGGAACCGGGCCAGCTCGACTTCGGCACCCGCCTCGATCTCAGTAACGAGTACGCCAATCTGCAGGCGGCTGACGAAGCCCTGCTCGCCGACGGCGAGGTCGCCAAGCTCACGCTGTCCGCCAGCGGCCGTTTCACCGCGGCCACGCACTGGTCCGTCCGCCTGCCGGTGCTGCACCAGGGTGGCGGCTTCCTCGACGGCACCATCAGCGACTGGCACGACTTCTTCGGCCTGCCCAACGGCGGCCGCGAGTTCGCGGTCGATGACCGTTACCTGTTCGCGTACGCCGAGAACGGCGAGACCCTGCTGCGGGTGGACGACAAGGGCACGCGCATCGGCGATCTCGAAGTGGCATGGCACTGGGAGCCGGCCGAGCGCTGGCTGCTGGGCGCCCACCTGCAGGTTCCGACCGGCGACGGCGACAAGCTGGCCGGCGGCGGCGCCATCGGCGCCGCCGTCTGGGCCACCCGGCGCTTCGCCGCCGGCCCGCTGGACGCCTTCCTCTCGGGTGGCGTGGCGGTGAGCGAACCGGGCGACATCCTGCCCGACCGCCAGCGCCGCACCATTCCCTTCGGCGGCGCGGGCATCGGGCTGCGCCTGTTCGACTGGATGCGGGCCGTGACGCAGGTCTATGCCCACCGCGCCTCCTTCTCCGACACCGACATCAACACGCTGGGACGCGACAGTGTCCAGCTGTCGGTGGGCGCTGTCTTCCGGCTCCCCGGAAAGACGCGCCTGCACCTGCTGTTCCAGGAGGACCTGGGCGTCTACGCATCGCCCGACTT